One part of the Paramormyrops kingsleyae isolate MSU_618 chromosome 2, PKINGS_0.4, whole genome shotgun sequence genome encodes these proteins:
- the grsf1 gene encoding G-rich sequence factor 1 codes for MAGFCRSLLRSAGYRTMVRLVSPKVGRDADRGAAAAAAMLGHLCGRGPQPSRRPLAASLGEPVSLRAFSTEAGVPFNEEEYPPLPEYNSSRERKDKEVFIVFAKGLPWSCTTEDLLVFFSDCKIRDGVNGIHLMQKENGQPSGKAFIEMERKEDLQKALRKHRHYLGPRYVEVKEASDSDIEGLQASAAQPPAQDGVVKLQGLPYSCTVEDVAQFFSGLDIVENGVTFVLDKRGRSSGIAFVEFASQEMADLALQRDREEIGNRYIEVFPSRKSAVPSQHGSWGAPSTISASESAPPHDNWNVKEASDSDTEGPQAAPAQPPAQDGVVKLRGLPYSCTVEDVAQFFSGLDIVENGVTFVLDKRGRSSGVAFVEFASQEMADLALKRDREIIGTRYIEVFPSQKSSITSCSDSRRTESPGFPADRSGESPHHHHPPSRTSSVKDPASLQHCVHMRGLPFLATGQDVVNFFSPLQPAKICMEYGGDGRASGEADVYFACHEDAVSAMSRDKARMNDRYIELFLNSAAIQSKQDSVDTTSESDRNS; via the exons ATGGCCGGCTTCTGCAGGTCCTTACTGCGCTCGGCAGGGTACCGCACGATGGTGCGGCTGGTGTCTCCGAAGGTCGGCCGCGACGCAGACCGGGGCGCAGCCGCCGCGGCCGCGATGCTCGGTCACTTATGCGGCAGGGGTCCGCAGCCCAGCCGCCGCCCACTCGCTGCCTCCCTGGGGGAGCCCGTGTCCCTGCGTGCTTTCTCCACAGAG GCAGGCGTCCCTTTCAATGAGGAGGAGTACCCTCCTTTACCGGAGTACAATTCaagcagagagagaaaggaTAAGGAGGTCTTCATAGTCTTTGCAAAAGGCCTGCCCTGGTCATGCACGACCGAAGATCTCCTCGTGTTTTTCTCAG ACTGCAAGATCCGTGATGGGGTGAACGGCATTCATCTAATGCAGAAAGAAAACGGGCAGCCCAGTGGTAAAGCGTTTATTGAGATGGAGCGCAAGGAAGACCTGCAGAAGGCGCTGAGGAAGCACAGACATTATCTTGGCCCACGTTACGTAGAAG TAAAAGAAGCATCAGACAGTGACATCGAAGGCCTACAGGCATCCGCAGCTCAGCCCCCGGCCCAGGATGGCGTGGTTAAACTCCAGGGCCTTCCGTACAGCTGTACTGTAGAGGATGTCGCACAGTTCTTTTCAG GTCTGGACATCGTTGAAAACGGCGTGACGTTTGTTCTGGACAAGAGAGGGAGAAGTTCAGGCATCGCTTTTGTGGAATTTGCATCCCAGGAAATGGCAGATTTGGCTCTACAGAGGGATCGAGAGGAAATAGGAAACAG GTACATCGAAGTGTTCCCAAGCAGAAAGAGTGCCGTGCCGTCTCAACATGGCAGCTGGGGGGCACCCTCCACAATATCCGCCTCTGAGAGCGCCCCCCCCCATGACAACTGGAACG TAAAAGAAGCATCGGACAGTGACACTGAAGGCCCACAGGCAGCCCCAGCTCAGCCCCCGGCCCAGGATGGCGTGGTTAAACTCCGAGGCCTTCCGTACAGCTGTACTGTAGAGGATGTCGCACAGTTCTTTTCAG GTCTGGACATCGTTGAAAACGGCGTGACGTTTGTTCTGGACAAGAGAGGGAGAAGTTCAGGTGTCGCTTTTGTGGAATTTGCGTCTCAGGAAATGGCAGATCTGGCTCTAAAGAGGGACCGAGAGATTATTGGGACCAG GTACATAGAGGTGTTTCCTAGTCAGAAAAGTTCCATCACATCCTGCTCTGACAGCAGGAGGACAGAGTCTCCCGGCTTCCCAGCCGACAGGAGCGGCGAATcgcctcatcatcatcatcctccaaGCC GGACCAGTTCTGTGAAGGACCCAGCTTCCCTTCAGCACTGTGTCCATATGAGAGGTCTGCCCTTCCTGGCTACTGGCCAAGATGTTGTCAAT TTCTTCTCGCCGCTGCAGCCGGCAAAGATTTGCATGGAGTACGGTGGTGACGGCCGGGCCAGCGGCGAGGCTGACGTCTACTTCGCATGCCACGAGGACGCCGTGTCGGCCATGTCCAGAGATAAGGCCCGGATGA ATGACCGGTACATCGAGCTTTTCCTGAATTCTGCTGCGATACAGAGTAAGCAGGACTCTGTGGACACGACCTCAGAAAGCGACAG AAACAGCTGA